From one Ooceraea biroi isolate clonal line C1 chromosome 7, Obir_v5.4, whole genome shotgun sequence genomic stretch:
- the LOC105277708 gene encoding peroxiredoxin 1 — MPVPQLQKPAPAFSGTAVVNGQFKDIKLSDYKGKYVVLFFYPLDFTFVCPTEIIAFSDRVKEFKDIGCEVIAASTDSHFSHLAWVNTARKQGGLGEMNIPLLADKSFKISRDYGVLDEESGIPFRGLFIIDDKQNLRQVTINDLPVGRSVDETLRLVQAFQYTDKHGEVCPAGWKPGKKAMKPDVAGSKEYFKDQ; from the exons ATGCCAGTGCCCCAGCTCCAGAAACCGGCGCCCGCTTTCTCCGGCACCGCTGTTGTCAATGGTCAATTCAAGGATATCAAACTCTCCGATTACAAGGGCAAATATGTTGTTCTCTTCTTCTATCCATTGGACTT CACTTTCGTTTGCCCGACTGAGATCATTGCTTTCTCCGATCGCGTGAAGGAGTTCAAAGATATCGGCTGCGAGGTGATCGCTGCGTCGACGGACTCGCACTTCTCCCACCTCGCGTGGGTGAACACGGCCCGCAAGCAGGGCGGTCTCGGCGAGATGAACATTCCTCTCCTCGCGGACAAGAGCTTCAAGATCTCTCGCGACTACGGCGTGCTCGACGAGGAGTCGGGAATTCCTTTCCGCGGACTCTTTATCATCGACGATAAACAGAACTTGCGCCAAGTTACCATCAATGACTTGCCCGTGGGAAG ATCCGTGGACGAAACGCTGCGTCTGGTCCAAGCATTCCAGTACACCGACAAGCACGGCGAGGTGTGTCCGGCCGGCTGGAAACCCGGCAAGAAGGCCATGAAGCCCGACGTCGCCGGCTCGAAAGAATACTTCAAGGATCAATAG
- the LOC105277706 gene encoding synaptic vesicle glycoprotein 2B isoform X3 — translation MAVGAFLFGSISDTAGRKKLIPITIGIVFCASVSLSFAQTNFLINLSVFVLGLGVAGNNIVLRVYLIESLPMRKKGACLAIIDTFWVFGYLAALGVSWSLMPSIIRMLGRQFRPSSWRVLSALCGVPSLVIACASGLLPSSPRHSLYRRRPRQTLALLQQMYAINNSKHADTYPITDFRNLEGCVRSDDEMDDNSGILMYFKKTWERVHKVYRPPYRRVTLCGTLACLLHFPGFAWLALWNTHVLQEMDHVASGNGTCNVNIQNVALGFLRSCDEVDDARFELLLLVSLGYLLGETLLVIGIDVVGRKSYLVSSGLAGSVASLVLIFRVHHTIRVVVSSMFLAAYAIGRTTTCVLLLENYPTALRGTAMGLTRILPHLAVFMLQFYLWTTCLLSIIVASAALMGAALVMLPVPDLTGLPMKE, via the exons ATGGCAGTAGGCGCATTCCTGTTCGGATCTATATCGGACACTGCCGGACGTAAAAAATTGATCCCAATTACTATAGGCATCGTGTTTTGCGCCTCGGTTAGCTTGTCCTTCGCGCAAACTAACTTTCTGATAAACTTATCGGTATTCGTGTTAGGACTCGG AGTGGCCGGTAACAACATCGTCCTGAGAGTGTATCTAATCGAAAGCCTACcaatgagaaagaaaggagcATGCTTAGCTATAATCGATACGTTTTGGGTGTTTGGTTACTTAGCAGCATTAG GTGTCTCCTGGTCCTTGATGCCGTCCATCATACGCATGTTGGGCAGACAATTCCGACCGAGTTCCTGGCGAGTTCTCTCCGCTCTCTGCGGCGTTCCTAGCCTGGTGATCGCCTGCGCCTCGGGCCTCCTGCCGTCGAGTCCTCGACACTCCTTGTATCGTCGTCGACCGAGACAAACTCTCGCGTTGCTTCAACAGATGTACGCCATCAATAATTCGAAACACGCCGATACCTATCCG ATTACGGACTTCAGGAATCTAGAAGGCTGCGTGCGTTCGGACGACGAAATGGACGATAATAGCGGCATTCTGATGTACTTCAAGAAAACTTGGGAGCGGGTCCACAAGGTGTACAGACCTCCGTACCGTCGTGTGACATTGTGTGGGACATTAGCGTGCCTTCTACATTTTCCCGG ATTCGCTTGGCTCGCTCTGTGGAATACGCACGTGCTCCAGGAAATGGACCACGTCGCGAGCGGAAACGGCACGTGCAACGTCAACATCCAGAATGTGGCATTAGGCTTTCTGCGAAGCTGCGACGAGGTGGATGATGCTCGCTTCGAATTGCTGTTGCTAGTGTCGCTGGGCTATCTGCTGGGAGAGACGTTGCTCGTTATCGGAATCGATGTAGTTGGCAGGAAATCGTACTTAG TATCTTCGGGATTGGCGGGCAGCGTGGCCTCGCTCGTGCTTATTTTTCGGGTGCATCATACGATCCGTGTCGTGGTCTCGTCAATGTTTCTGGCCGCTTACGCTATCGGACGCACGACGACGTGCGTCCTGCTGCTGGAGAATTATCCCACCGCTCTGAG AGGCACGGCGATGGGTCTCACAAGGATACTTCCTCACTTAGCGGTCTTCATGCTGCAGTTCTACTTGTGGACGACCTGCTTGCTAAGCATAATCGTCGCATCTGCTGCCCTGATGG GTGCGGCCCTCGTGATGCTACCAGTGCCCGATTTAACCGGGTTACCGATGAAGGAGTAA
- the LOC105277706 gene encoding putative metabolite transport protein YncC isoform X1, which translates to MAVGAFLFGSISDTAGRKKLIPITIGIVFCASVSLSFAQTNFLINLSVFVLGLGVAGNNIVLRVYLIESLPMRKKGACLAIIDTFWVFGYLAALGVSWSLMPSIIRMLGRQFRPSSWRVLSALCGVPSLVIACASGLLPSSPRHSLYRRRPRQTLALLQQMYAINNSKHADTYPITDFRNLEGCVRSDDEMDDNSGILMYFKKTWERVHKVYRPPYRRVTLCGTLACLLHFPGFAWLALWNTHVLQEMDHVASGNGTCNVNIQNVALGFLRSCDEVDDARFELLLLVSLGYLLGETLLVIGIDVVGRKSYLVSSGLAGSVASLVLIFRVHHTIRVVVSSMFLAAYAIGRTTTCVLLLENYPTALRGTAMGLTRILPHLAVFMLQFYLWTTCLLSIIVASAALMGNQRPDVTIVIRSITIAKYQTSHRCGPRDATSARFNRVTDEGVICDLLSAMSVTRSRDTRMLHFLQIKTRLYFSRIKFYFKRTLPFPLPTSINVDTW; encoded by the exons ATGGCAGTAGGCGCATTCCTGTTCGGATCTATATCGGACACTGCCGGACGTAAAAAATTGATCCCAATTACTATAGGCATCGTGTTTTGCGCCTCGGTTAGCTTGTCCTTCGCGCAAACTAACTTTCTGATAAACTTATCGGTATTCGTGTTAGGACTCGG AGTGGCCGGTAACAACATCGTCCTGAGAGTGTATCTAATCGAAAGCCTACcaatgagaaagaaaggagcATGCTTAGCTATAATCGATACGTTTTGGGTGTTTGGTTACTTAGCAGCATTAG GTGTCTCCTGGTCCTTGATGCCGTCCATCATACGCATGTTGGGCAGACAATTCCGACCGAGTTCCTGGCGAGTTCTCTCCGCTCTCTGCGGCGTTCCTAGCCTGGTGATCGCCTGCGCCTCGGGCCTCCTGCCGTCGAGTCCTCGACACTCCTTGTATCGTCGTCGACCGAGACAAACTCTCGCGTTGCTTCAACAGATGTACGCCATCAATAATTCGAAACACGCCGATACCTATCCG ATTACGGACTTCAGGAATCTAGAAGGCTGCGTGCGTTCGGACGACGAAATGGACGATAATAGCGGCATTCTGATGTACTTCAAGAAAACTTGGGAGCGGGTCCACAAGGTGTACAGACCTCCGTACCGTCGTGTGACATTGTGTGGGACATTAGCGTGCCTTCTACATTTTCCCGG ATTCGCTTGGCTCGCTCTGTGGAATACGCACGTGCTCCAGGAAATGGACCACGTCGCGAGCGGAAACGGCACGTGCAACGTCAACATCCAGAATGTGGCATTAGGCTTTCTGCGAAGCTGCGACGAGGTGGATGATGCTCGCTTCGAATTGCTGTTGCTAGTGTCGCTGGGCTATCTGCTGGGAGAGACGTTGCTCGTTATCGGAATCGATGTAGTTGGCAGGAAATCGTACTTAG TATCTTCGGGATTGGCGGGCAGCGTGGCCTCGCTCGTGCTTATTTTTCGGGTGCATCATACGATCCGTGTCGTGGTCTCGTCAATGTTTCTGGCCGCTTACGCTATCGGACGCACGACGACGTGCGTCCTGCTGCTGGAGAATTATCCCACCGCTCTGAG AGGCACGGCGATGGGTCTCACAAGGATACTTCCTCACTTAGCGGTCTTCATGCTGCAGTTCTACTTGTGGACGACCTGCTTGCTAAGCATAATCGTCGCATCTGCTGCCCTGATGGGTAATCAACGTCCTGACGTGACAATTGTCATCCGATCGATTACTATCGCTAAATATCAAACATCTCATAGGTGCGGCCCTCGTGATGCTACCAGTGCCCGATTTAACCGGGTTACCGATGAAGGAGTAATTTGTGATCTCTTGAGTGCGATGTCCGTGACACGATCGAGAGACACGCGTATGCTCCACTTCTTGCAAATTAAAACGCGACTGTATTTTTCtcgaataaaattctattttaaacGTACACTTCCCTTCCCCTTACCGACGTCCATCAACGTGGACACTTGGTAA
- the LOC105277706 gene encoding uncharacterized protein LOC105277706 isoform X2, with protein MRKKGACLAIIDTFWVFGYLAALGVSWSLMPSIIRMLGRQFRPSSWRVLSALCGVPSLVIACASGLLPSSPRHSLYRRRPRQTLALLQQMYAINNSKHADTYPITDFRNLEGCVRSDDEMDDNSGILMYFKKTWERVHKVYRPPYRRVTLCGTLACLLHFPGFAWLALWNTHVLQEMDHVASGNGTCNVNIQNVALGFLRSCDEVDDARFELLLLVSLGYLLGETLLVIGIDVVGRKSYLVSSGLAGSVASLVLIFRVHHTIRVVVSSMFLAAYAIGRTTTCVLLLENYPTALRGTAMGLTRILPHLAVFMLQFYLWTTCLLSIIVASAALMGNQRPDVTIVIRSITIAKYQTSHRCGPRDATSARFNRVTDEGVICDLLSAMSVTRSRDTRMLHFLQIKTRLYFSRIKFYFKRTLPFPLPTSINVDTW; from the exons atgagaaagaaaggagcATGCTTAGCTATAATCGATACGTTTTGGGTGTTTGGTTACTTAGCAGCATTAG GTGTCTCCTGGTCCTTGATGCCGTCCATCATACGCATGTTGGGCAGACAATTCCGACCGAGTTCCTGGCGAGTTCTCTCCGCTCTCTGCGGCGTTCCTAGCCTGGTGATCGCCTGCGCCTCGGGCCTCCTGCCGTCGAGTCCTCGACACTCCTTGTATCGTCGTCGACCGAGACAAACTCTCGCGTTGCTTCAACAGATGTACGCCATCAATAATTCGAAACACGCCGATACCTATCCG ATTACGGACTTCAGGAATCTAGAAGGCTGCGTGCGTTCGGACGACGAAATGGACGATAATAGCGGCATTCTGATGTACTTCAAGAAAACTTGGGAGCGGGTCCACAAGGTGTACAGACCTCCGTACCGTCGTGTGACATTGTGTGGGACATTAGCGTGCCTTCTACATTTTCCCGG ATTCGCTTGGCTCGCTCTGTGGAATACGCACGTGCTCCAGGAAATGGACCACGTCGCGAGCGGAAACGGCACGTGCAACGTCAACATCCAGAATGTGGCATTAGGCTTTCTGCGAAGCTGCGACGAGGTGGATGATGCTCGCTTCGAATTGCTGTTGCTAGTGTCGCTGGGCTATCTGCTGGGAGAGACGTTGCTCGTTATCGGAATCGATGTAGTTGGCAGGAAATCGTACTTAG TATCTTCGGGATTGGCGGGCAGCGTGGCCTCGCTCGTGCTTATTTTTCGGGTGCATCATACGATCCGTGTCGTGGTCTCGTCAATGTTTCTGGCCGCTTACGCTATCGGACGCACGACGACGTGCGTCCTGCTGCTGGAGAATTATCCCACCGCTCTGAG AGGCACGGCGATGGGTCTCACAAGGATACTTCCTCACTTAGCGGTCTTCATGCTGCAGTTCTACTTGTGGACGACCTGCTTGCTAAGCATAATCGTCGCATCTGCTGCCCTGATGGGTAATCAACGTCCTGACGTGACAATTGTCATCCGATCGATTACTATCGCTAAATATCAAACATCTCATAGGTGCGGCCCTCGTGATGCTACCAGTGCCCGATTTAACCGGGTTACCGATGAAGGAGTAATTTGTGATCTCTTGAGTGCGATGTCCGTGACACGATCGAGAGACACGCGTATGCTCCACTTCTTGCAAATTAAAACGCGACTGTATTTTTCtcgaataaaattctattttaaacGTACACTTCCCTTCCCCTTACCGACGTCCATCAACGTGGACACTTGGTAA